Below is a genomic region from Thermostichus vulcanus str. 'Rupite'.
AGGGCTTCTGAGGTCTCCACTTCTGCTGCTGAGAGCCGCAATACATCCACAGCCGTTAGCGCGGTTGCCTGATAGGGATCCAACATCGTCAGGGGGGAGCCTAGCGGCATAGAAGGCCCGGCAAACCCCAACAACGCCTCGCTGCCATTTGGGTAACTGGTCGTGAGTTGTACCACTCCCCGGCAAACGATCACCCACTCTTCAGGAGGCAAAGGAATCCTTTGACCGCAGGTGTAGGGAGTTAAATTGCGTCCCCGGTAGAGGTCTTCCAGCAGCTGGCGCTCCCGAGTCGTCAGGCTGGCGGCAGAATGGCTGGGCATCGTTTCAGGCATAGGTTGGCTCCGCTAGGGCGAACTGAGCACACTGGAGACTGGGATCCCTCCCACAAACCAACAGCGAAAGGACTCTGTCCTGCTGACACGGTCACTT
It encodes:
- a CDS encoding Crp/Fnr family transcriptional regulator: MPETMPSHSAASLTTRERQLLEDLYRGRNLTPYTCGQRIPLPPEEWVIVCRGVVQLTTSYPNGSEALLGFAGPSMPLGSPLTMLDPYQATALTAVDVLRLSAAEVETSEALSQGLLKQVMRRLRQTEALLALAGRRRVEDRLRQLLSLLAVELGSPVAGGVRIQVRLTHQDLANVIGTTRVTITRLLNRFRQQGWITVDRHRHLVLKLVDAA